The following proteins come from a genomic window of Denitromonas sp.:
- a CDS encoding isovaleryl-CoA dehydrogenase, translated as MNIPSLNFDLGETIDMLRDAVWDFASNEIAPRAAEIDQKNEFPADLWKKLGDLGLHGMTAEEEYGGTQMGYLAHIVALEEVSRASASVGLSYGAHSNLCINQIRRNGTAAQKQKYLPKLISGDHVGALAMSEPNAGSDVVSMRLRADKKGDRYVLNGSKMWITNGGDADTLVVYAKTDLNAGPKGMTAFIIEKGMKGFSCGTHLDKLGMRGSNTYPLFFDDVEVPEENVLGTVGGGVKVLMSGLDYERAVLCGGPLGIMAACMDAVVPFVHERKQFGQAIGEFQLMQGKIADMYSTWMATRAYVYAVGRACDRADHARALRKDAAGAILYSAEKATWMAGEAIQALGGVGYTNEYPVGRLWRDAKLYEIGAGTSEIRRMLIGRELFAESM; from the coding sequence ATGAACATTCCGAGCCTGAACTTCGACCTGGGCGAGACCATCGACATGCTGCGCGACGCCGTGTGGGATTTCGCCAGCAACGAGATTGCCCCGCGCGCCGCCGAAATCGACCAGAAGAACGAGTTCCCCGCCGACCTGTGGAAGAAGCTGGGCGACCTCGGTCTGCACGGCATGACCGCCGAGGAAGAATACGGCGGCACGCAGATGGGCTATCTGGCGCACATCGTGGCGCTGGAAGAAGTCTCGCGCGCCTCGGCCTCGGTGGGCCTGTCCTACGGTGCCCACTCCAACCTGTGCATCAACCAGATCCGTCGTAACGGCACCGCCGCGCAGAAGCAGAAGTACCTGCCCAAGCTGATCTCCGGCGACCATGTGGGCGCATTGGCGATGAGCGAGCCGAATGCCGGCTCCGACGTGGTCTCGATGCGCCTGCGCGCCGACAAGAAGGGCGACCGTTATGTGCTCAACGGCTCGAAGATGTGGATCACCAACGGCGGCGATGCCGACACCCTGGTGGTTTACGCCAAGACTGACCTCAACGCCGGCCCGAAAGGCATGACCGCCTTCATCATCGAGAAGGGCATGAAAGGCTTCTCCTGCGGCACCCACCTCGACAAGCTGGGCATGCGCGGCTCGAACACCTATCCCTTGTTCTTCGATGATGTCGAAGTGCCCGAAGAGAACGTGCTGGGCACGGTCGGTGGCGGCGTCAAGGTGCTGATGAGCGGCCTCGATTACGAGCGCGCCGTGCTGTGCGGCGGCCCGCTGGGCATCATGGCGGCGTGCATGGATGCGGTCGTGCCGTTTGTGCACGAGCGCAAGCAGTTCGGCCAGGCCATCGGCGAATTCCAGCTGATGCAGGGCAAGATCGCCGACATGTACTCGACCTGGATGGCCACCCGCGCCTATGTGTATGCCGTCGGCCGCGCCTGCGACCGGGCCGACCACGCCCGTGCATTGCGCAAGGATGCCGCTGGCGCGATTCTGTATTCGGCCGAGAAGGCCACCTGGATGGCTGGTGAGGCGATTCAGGCCCTCGGTGGCGTGGGCTATACCAATGAGTACCCGGTCGGTCGCCTGTGGCGCGACGCCAAGCTGTACGAGATCGGTGCCGGCACCAGCGAGATCCGCCGCATGCTGATCGGCCGCGAACTGTTCGCCGAATCGATGTAA
- a CDS encoding PaaI family thioesterase, which produces MTTAPSFTPRDPDYAARIRAGFDAQPLMDFIGAALTAVAPGRCVIELPFRPELAQQNGFFHGGIVGTLADNAGGFAGYTLMAADAGVLTVEYKLNLMAPAQGERLIAEGQVLRAGRSLVVSRAEVYVLGPAGKTHCATMQQTLMTMHGKGVA; this is translated from the coding sequence ATGACGACCGCTCCGAGCTTCACCCCGCGGGATCCGGATTACGCTGCCCGCATCCGCGCCGGTTTCGATGCTCAGCCCTTGATGGACTTCATCGGCGCCGCGTTGACGGCGGTCGCGCCGGGACGCTGCGTGATCGAACTGCCGTTCCGGCCCGAGCTGGCGCAGCAGAACGGCTTCTTCCACGGCGGCATCGTCGGCACCCTGGCCGACAACGCCGGCGGCTTTGCCGGCTACACCCTGATGGCGGCCGACGCGGGCGTGCTGACCGTGGAATACAAGCTCAACCTGATGGCCCCGGCGCAGGGCGAACGGCTGATCGCCGAGGGGCAGGTGCTGCGCGCCGGGCGCTCGCTGGTGGTGTCGCGCGCCGAGGTCTATGTGCTTGGCCCGGCAGGAAAAACTCACTGTGCCACAATGCAACAGACACTGATGACCATGCACGGCAAAGGCGTCGCCTGA
- a CDS encoding MerR family DNA-binding transcriptional regulator, translating to MTAERTYTITELAREFGITPRAIRFYEDQGLLTPDRAGRARVYSRADRTRLKLSLRGKRLGLTLAEIKEILDMYGGASNTAPQLDRFLKVLGERRAALAQQLEDIEVVLGEIDMLERQCRDLLDDRTSDQPENRGT from the coding sequence ATGACTGCCGAACGTACCTACACCATCACCGAGCTGGCGCGCGAATTCGGCATTACGCCACGCGCCATCCGTTTCTACGAAGACCAAGGGCTGTTGACCCCCGATCGTGCGGGCCGTGCCCGGGTCTATTCGCGGGCCGACCGCACCCGCCTGAAGCTGTCGCTGCGCGGCAAGCGCCTCGGCCTGACGCTGGCCGAGATCAAGGAAATCCTCGACATGTACGGCGGCGCGAGCAACACCGCACCGCAGCTCGACCGCTTCCTCAAGGTGCTCGGCGAGCGGCGAGCCGCCCTGGCCCAGCAACTCGAGGACATCGAGGTGGTGCTGGGCGAGATCGACATGCTCGAGCGCCAGTGCCGCGACCTGCTTGACGACCGAACGTCGGATCAACCCGAAAACCGGGGCACATAG
- a CDS encoding acetyl-CoA C-acetyltransferase yields MNDPVVIVSAARTPMGGFQGELSSLSAPQLGAAAIAAAVERAGLKPEQVEEVILGCVLPAGLGQAPARQAALGAGLPLSTGCATVSKVCGSGMKATMLAHDMLLAGSNQVIVAGGMESMSNAPYLLPKARGGYRLGHGQMIDHMFFDGLEDRYSKETNGRLMGTFAEDCAGHYSFSRQAQDEFAITSTTRAQDAINGTGFDWEVTPVTVSGRGGEVVVDKDEQPLKAKLDKIGTLKPAFAKDGTVTAANSSSISDGAAALTLMRRSTAESLCLKPIATIMGHATHAQEPRWFTTAPVGAMQKLLGKVGWGVGDVDLWEINEAFAVVTMAAMKELDLDHAKVNVNGGACALGHPIGASGARIIVTLLGALRARGLKRGVASLCIGGGEATAMAVEMA; encoded by the coding sequence ATGAATGATCCCGTCGTTATCGTCTCCGCTGCCCGTACGCCCATGGGCGGCTTTCAGGGCGAGCTGTCCAGCCTGAGCGCGCCGCAACTGGGCGCCGCCGCCATTGCCGCCGCGGTCGAGCGCGCCGGGCTCAAGCCGGAACAGGTCGAAGAGGTCATTCTCGGCTGCGTGCTGCCGGCCGGTCTCGGCCAGGCACCGGCGCGCCAGGCCGCGCTGGGCGCCGGCCTGCCGCTGAGCACCGGTTGCGCCACGGTCAGCAAGGTGTGCGGGTCGGGCATGAAGGCCACCATGCTGGCCCACGACATGCTCCTCGCCGGCAGCAACCAGGTGATCGTCGCCGGTGGCATGGAGTCGATGAGCAACGCCCCCTACCTGCTGCCCAAGGCCCGCGGCGGCTATCGCCTTGGCCACGGCCAGATGATCGACCACATGTTCTTCGACGGCCTCGAAGACCGCTACAGCAAGGAAACCAACGGCCGCCTGATGGGCACCTTCGCCGAAGACTGCGCCGGCCACTACAGCTTCTCGCGCCAGGCGCAGGACGAGTTCGCCATCACCTCCACCACCCGCGCGCAGGACGCCATCAACGGCACCGGCTTTGACTGGGAAGTGACCCCGGTGACCGTCTCCGGCCGTGGCGGCGAGGTGGTGGTCGACAAGGACGAGCAGCCGCTCAAGGCCAAGCTCGACAAGATCGGCACGCTCAAGCCGGCCTTTGCCAAGGACGGCACGGTCACCGCCGCCAACTCCTCGTCGATTTCGGACGGTGCCGCCGCGCTCACCCTGATGCGCCGCTCCACCGCCGAATCGCTTTGCCTCAAGCCGATCGCCACCATCATGGGTCATGCCACCCATGCGCAAGAGCCGCGCTGGTTCACCACCGCCCCGGTCGGTGCCATGCAGAAGCTGCTGGGCAAGGTGGGCTGGGGCGTCGGTGACGTGGATCTGTGGGAAATCAACGAAGCCTTCGCCGTGGTCACCATGGCCGCCATGAAAGAGCTCGATCTGGACCACGCCAAGGTCAACGTGAATGGCGGCGCCTGCGCCCTCGGTCACCCGATCGGCGCGTCCGGCGCCCGCATCATCGTCACCCTGCTCGGTGCGTTGCGCGCCCGCGGCCTCAAGCGCGGCGTGGCCAGCCTGTGCATCGGCGGCGGCGAAGCCACGGCGATGGCCGTCGAGATGGCCTGA
- the can gene encoding carbonate dehydratase, whose product MATTLRVLDTTHTAELEHVRQFFRNYAAWLGVDLCFQNFDAEMASLPGAYSAPDGRLFLAEVDGQPAGCVGIRKFSDGVCEMKRLYVEPSMRGQGVGRDLALAAIRTAQELGYKRIMLDTLPAMRIAVKLYRELGFTEAPAYYPTPIEGTIFLSLDLSSWSEDEIKNENLFHLFDYNRAWARQMGEVDPQFFEKLAHLQSPEYLWIGCADSRVPANQIVGLLPGEVFVHRNVANVVVHTDLNCLSVIQFAVDVLKVKHIMVVGHYGCGGVRAALNRDRVGLVDLWLRHVQDVHTKHMSMVGELPPEMRHDRLCELNVVEQVINVCQTVVVQDAWARGQKLTVHGWVYGLKDGLMNDLGLTVSRPQDLVPRYAAALEALR is encoded by the coding sequence ATGGCAACCACACTTCGCGTTCTCGATACCACCCACACCGCCGAACTGGAGCATGTGCGCCAGTTCTTCCGCAACTACGCGGCCTGGCTGGGCGTGGACCTGTGCTTCCAGAATTTCGACGCCGAAATGGCCTCGCTGCCGGGGGCCTATTCGGCGCCCGATGGGCGCTTGTTCCTGGCCGAGGTGGACGGCCAGCCGGCGGGCTGCGTGGGGATCCGCAAGTTCTCCGACGGCGTGTGCGAAATGAAGCGGCTGTATGTCGAGCCGTCGATGCGTGGCCAGGGTGTCGGCCGCGACCTGGCGCTGGCGGCCATCCGCACGGCGCAGGAGCTGGGCTACAAGCGCATCATGCTCGACACCCTGCCGGCCATGCGCATCGCCGTGAAGCTCTACCGCGAGCTGGGCTTTACCGAGGCGCCGGCCTACTACCCGACGCCGATCGAAGGCACCATCTTCCTGTCGCTCGACCTGTCGAGCTGGTCAGAAGATGAGATCAAGAACGAGAACCTCTTCCACCTCTTCGACTACAACCGCGCCTGGGCGCGCCAGATGGGCGAGGTCGATCCGCAGTTCTTCGAAAAGCTCGCCCATCTGCAGTCGCCCGAATACCTGTGGATCGGCTGTGCCGATTCGCGCGTGCCGGCCAACCAGATCGTCGGCCTGCTGCCGGGCGAGGTCTTCGTGCATCGCAACGTGGCCAACGTGGTGGTGCATACCGACCTGAACTGCCTGTCGGTGATCCAGTTCGCCGTCGATGTGCTCAAGGTCAAGCACATCATGGTGGTTGGCCACTATGGCTGCGGTGGCGTGCGCGCGGCGCTCAACCGCGACCGCGTCGGCCTGGTCGACCTGTGGCTGCGCCATGTCCAGGATGTGCACACCAAGCACATGTCGATGGTCGGCGAGTTGCCGCCCGAGATGCGCCACGACCGCCTGTGCGAGCTCAACGTGGTCGAGCAGGTCATCAATGTATGCCAGACCGTGGTGGTCCAGGATGCCTGGGCGCGCGGCCAGAAACTGACCGTCCATGGCTGGGTGTACGGCCTCAAGGACGGCCTCATGAACGATCTCGGGCTGACCGTCAGTCGCCCGCAAGACCTGGTGCCGCGCTATGCCGCCGCACTCGAAGCGCTGCGCTGA